The following proteins are co-located in the Solea solea chromosome 21, fSolSol10.1, whole genome shotgun sequence genome:
- the ppp1r3b gene encoding protein phosphatase 1 regulatory subunit 3B isoform X3, with translation MLEEPACLRVCRPAHHGYRHGSTSVPTQSEMALSTPSQEDKMMLDFAPPSSDYVHFRQMLDRNFVCLERCMLSDKAVVGTIKVKNLSFEKHVKLRVTFDSWKTYVDVDCAYMEETYPSAYSDTFSFELSLPQKLQPQQCVQFAVCYEVDGSEYWDSNHGDNYRVIWSSMKRSCPNGRGRYTDSYDYGIHFDPYGSPTCSHGIFPDWPSYSRYENIGPYY, from the exons ATGCTGGAGGAGCCAGCGTGTCTCag AGTTTGCCGTCCTGCCCACCATGGCTACAGACATGGCTCTACCTCTGTACCCACCCAAAG TGAGATGGCGCTCTCCACTCCATCTCAGGAGGACAAAATGATGCTGGACTTCGCCCCGCCGTCCTCAGACTATGTGCACTTCCGTCAGATGCTGGACAGGAACTTTGTGTGCCTGGAGCGCTGCATGCTGAGTGACAAGGCGGTGGTGGGGACCATCAAAGTCAAAAATTTGTCCTTCGAGAAACACGTGAAGCTGCGGGTGACCTTTGACAGCTGGAAGACGTACGTGGACGTAGACTGCGCGTACATGGAGGAGACGTATCCCAGCGCATACAGCGACACCTTCTCCTTTGAGCTGTCTCTGCCTCAGAAGCTGCAGCCGCAGCAGTGCGTCCAGTTCGCCGTCTGTTACGAGGTGGACGGATCCGAGTACTGGgacagtaaccatggcgacaattACAGGGTCATCTGGTCGTCGATGAAGAGGAGCTGTCCAAACGGACGCGGCCGCTACACAGACTCCTATGACTATGGGATACATTTCGACCCGTACGGAAGCCCCACCTGTTCCCACGGGATCTTCCCCGATTGGCCGAGTTACTCCAGATACGAAAACATCGGCCCGTACTACTGA
- the ppp1r3b gene encoding protein phosphatase 1 regulatory subunit 3B isoform X2 → MATDMALPLYPPKGKFLHRTALSACIGFQRSRHVDPTKPDDSEMALSTPSQEDKMMLDFAPPSSDYVHFRQMLDRNFVCLERCMLSDKAVVGTIKVKNLSFEKHVKLRVTFDSWKTYVDVDCAYMEETYPSAYSDTFSFELSLPQKLQPQQCVQFAVCYEVDGSEYWDSNHGDNYRVIWSSMKRSCPNGRGRYTDSYDYGIHFDPYGSPTCSHGIFPDWPSYSRYENIGPYY, encoded by the exons ATGGCTACAGACATGGCTCTACCTCTGTACCCACCCAAAGGCAAGTTCCTCCACAGGACAGCTCTCAGCGCCTGTATAGGTTTTCAACGCTCGCGCCACGTGGATCCGACCAAGCCTGATGACAG TGAGATGGCGCTCTCCACTCCATCTCAGGAGGACAAAATGATGCTGGACTTCGCCCCGCCGTCCTCAGACTATGTGCACTTCCGTCAGATGCTGGACAGGAACTTTGTGTGCCTGGAGCGCTGCATGCTGAGTGACAAGGCGGTGGTGGGGACCATCAAAGTCAAAAATTTGTCCTTCGAGAAACACGTGAAGCTGCGGGTGACCTTTGACAGCTGGAAGACGTACGTGGACGTAGACTGCGCGTACATGGAGGAGACGTATCCCAGCGCATACAGCGACACCTTCTCCTTTGAGCTGTCTCTGCCTCAGAAGCTGCAGCCGCAGCAGTGCGTCCAGTTCGCCGTCTGTTACGAGGTGGACGGATCCGAGTACTGGgacagtaaccatggcgacaattACAGGGTCATCTGGTCGTCGATGAAGAGGAGCTGTCCAAACGGACGCGGCCGCTACACAGACTCCTATGACTATGGGATACATTTCGACCCGTACGGAAGCCCCACCTGTTCCCACGGGATCTTCCCCGATTGGCCGAGTTACTCCAGATACGAAAACATCGGCCCGTACTACTGA
- the ppp1r3b gene encoding protein phosphatase 1 regulatory subunit 3B isoform X1, which yields MATDMALPLYPPKGKFLHRTALSACIGFQRSRHVDPTKPDDRFSSLKENGKAKKQVTFADQKGLSLTKVKVFSEFNDPILIPLNSEMALSTPSQEDKMMLDFAPPSSDYVHFRQMLDRNFVCLERCMLSDKAVVGTIKVKNLSFEKHVKLRVTFDSWKTYVDVDCAYMEETYPSAYSDTFSFELSLPQKLQPQQCVQFAVCYEVDGSEYWDSNHGDNYRVIWSSMKRSCPNGRGRYTDSYDYGIHFDPYGSPTCSHGIFPDWPSYSRYENIGPYY from the coding sequence ATGGCTACAGACATGGCTCTACCTCTGTACCCACCCAAAGGCAAGTTCCTCCACAGGACAGCTCTCAGCGCCTGTATAGGTTTTCAACGCTCGCGCCACGTGGATCCGACCAAGCCTGATGACAGGTTCTCGTCCTTGAAAGAGAATGGAAAGGCTAAAAAACAAGTGACGTTTGCTGACCAGAAAGGCCTGTCACTGACCAAAGTCAAGGTCTTCTCCGAGTTTAATGACCCCATTCTTATCCCTTTGAACAGTGAGATGGCGCTCTCCACTCCATCTCAGGAGGACAAAATGATGCTGGACTTCGCCCCGCCGTCCTCAGACTATGTGCACTTCCGTCAGATGCTGGACAGGAACTTTGTGTGCCTGGAGCGCTGCATGCTGAGTGACAAGGCGGTGGTGGGGACCATCAAAGTCAAAAATTTGTCCTTCGAGAAACACGTGAAGCTGCGGGTGACCTTTGACAGCTGGAAGACGTACGTGGACGTAGACTGCGCGTACATGGAGGAGACGTATCCCAGCGCATACAGCGACACCTTCTCCTTTGAGCTGTCTCTGCCTCAGAAGCTGCAGCCGCAGCAGTGCGTCCAGTTCGCCGTCTGTTACGAGGTGGACGGATCCGAGTACTGGgacagtaaccatggcgacaattACAGGGTCATCTGGTCGTCGATGAAGAGGAGCTGTCCAAACGGACGCGGCCGCTACACAGACTCCTATGACTATGGGATACATTTCGACCCGTACGGAAGCCCCACCTGTTCCCACGGGATCTTCCCCGATTGGCCGAGTTACTCCAGATACGAAAACATCGGCCCGTACTACTGA